The following are encoded in a window of Cytophagia bacterium CHB2 genomic DNA:
- a CDS encoding high-affinity nickel-transport family protein, with product GDYVHSHPHRHAPENHGHDENATPQAWLDRVFGRIGFYQILRPIIIGIVHGLAGSAALALLVLTTIREPLTALAYLLVFGLGTIAGMMLITVAMALPFAYSARRFASANRHLATASGVLSLIFGLFLAYRIGFVEGLFTQ from the coding sequence CGGCGATTATGTTCATAGTCATCCTCACCGGCACGCGCCCGAGAATCATGGCCATGACGAGAACGCCACCCCGCAAGCCTGGCTTGATCGCGTGTTCGGCAGAATTGGGTTTTACCAAATTCTTCGACCCATTATCATCGGCATTGTTCACGGCCTCGCCGGCTCAGCCGCGTTGGCGCTGCTGGTGTTGACTACGATTCGGGAGCCTTTGACCGCACTGGCCTATCTTTTGGTTTTTGGCCTCGGCACGATCGCTGGAATGATGTTGATCACGGTGGCCATGGCCCTGCCGTTTGCCTATTCTGCAAGACGCTTTGCCAGCGCCAATCGCCATCTTGCCACGGCTTCCGGCGTGTTGAGTTTGATTTTTGGCTTGTTTCTCGCCTATCGCATCGGCTTTGTAGAAGGACTCTTCACGCAATAG